A genomic segment from Corylus avellana chromosome ca5, CavTom2PMs-1.0 encodes:
- the LOC132181995 gene encoding protein ATAF2-like, which translates to MKMLTGFRFRPSDDELIIHYLLRKVRGEEILWDGIREFELYGEKAPWELFGDLDGEEEDKHYIFTRLKKSGKRVSRIAGCGTWHESSCNQVYDSEGQCVIGLNKQFCFKVKHESRLQKSHWIMHEFSLAGVFEQERCNNWVLCAVNKKGAETKKGVKRRFQDVQISSTIVLVEAPIPSLESPQAGNTNLLLLEDENQVRKRMRSDVQYDAFEVADQMPLSCLSQAGSSQCELSPDSVDVGEDNTLMSDLETQTGCVATIDTADYGFDTAEYEFDESEFALLQNFMYSGENNTQMTDLETHNMGCLPTDDNADSEFYGSYGYLPLPSTQEREHLPLDTWMNICNDELFDSSVFV; encoded by the coding sequence ATGAAGATGCTGACGGGATTTCGTTTCCGGCCATCTGATGATGAGCTTATAATCCACTATTTGTTAAGGAAGGTGAGGGGAGAAGAGATCCTTTGGGATGGCATTCGTGAGTTTGAGCTTTACGGAGAGAAGGCCCCCTGGGAACTTTTCGGTGATCTTGACGGTGAGGAGGAGGACAAGCATTACATTTTCACGAGGCTCAAGAAATCCGGCAAACGCGTGTCAAGAATAGCCGGGTGTGGGACTTGGCACGAAAGCTCTTGCAACCAAGTATATGATAGTGAGGGTCAATGTGTGATTGGACTCAACAAGCAATTCTGTTTCAAGGTTAAACACGAATCGCGCCTGCAAAAATCTCACTGGATCATGCATGAGTTCTCCCTGGCGGGTGTCTTTGAGCAAGAACGGTGTAACAACTGGGTTCTATGCGCCGTAAACAAGAAGGGGGCAGAAACAAAAAAGGGGGTGAAGAGACGTTTCCAGGATGTTCAAATTTCCAGCACCATCGTCCTTGTTGAAGCTCCAATTCCATCCCTTGAAAGCCCCCAAGCAGGGAATACAAACTTGTTGCTACTTGAGGATGAAAACCAGGTGAGAAAAAGAATGCGTTCGGATGTCCAATATGATGCATTTGAAGTTGCTGATCAAATGCCCTTATCATGTTTATCCCAAGCTGGAAGCTCTCAATGTGAACTCTCACCGGATTCTGTGGATGTTGGGGAAGACAATACTCTGATGTCAGATTTGGAAACCCAAACGGGCTGCGTGGCAACCATTGATACAGCTGATTATGGGTTTGATACTGCCGAATATGAGTTTGATGAATCTGAATTTGCACTGCTACAGAATTTTATGTATAGTGGGGAAAACAACACTCAGATGACTGATTTGGAAACCCACAACATGGGCTGTCTACCAACCGACGATAACGCTGATTCTGAGTTTTATGGTTCATATGGTTATCTCCCGCTGCCATCTACTCAAGAGAGGGAACATCTGCCACTTGATACATGGATGAATATTTGCAATGATGAGTTGTTTGATTCCTCTGTATTTGTTTAG
- the LOC132181399 gene encoding probable serine/threonine protein kinase IRE, translating to MSDSAPPQDTPTTSSWSPSETAPSSRAKLRKIPQIPIRRSPKDDEYATRSDDEDEEEEGEDDVSDPDDAHSPMLVASKLGLNHIRTRSAPSPLRFSSLAGTLSNLGNDSNGTKATVPDATKLAYSLQRATSIEQGKKVQWTQSKSVKAPLPLNMGLEANHAAFVKEIQSPRFQAILRVTSGRKKRTPEIKSFSHELNSKGVRPFPVWKSRAFGHMEEIMVAIRTKFDRLKEEVDSDLGAYAGDLVGILEKTSESHSKWKEGVEDLLVVARRCATMPSSEFWVKCEGIVQSLDDRRQELPMGVLKQAHTRLLFILTRCTRLVQFQKESGYEEDHILGLHQLSDLGVYSEQVLQATRQEFSGPSSGKEVNKKQMKMSHGREKGSLKKHGQVDQDLNSGADGVEVGTARSADSSSSSYRMSSWKKLPGAAEKNRKIHCAVDAPSKDTPEKLQHKDERKTGGDDIIENLDSPLCRPEHSKASSGLQRVGLWDQQNVTYESLMICRICEVEIPTVHVEEHSQICTIADRCDLKGLTVNARLERVAETLERILESWTPRSTPGSTDRGSFEVARVSTSSIHESDDMSPKQNSLSRPSSEEVLDCAADMDNNFVMDTVNVSPGMSFETVTPGRCARVLSPGSLTPRSTLLTPRTNQIELLLSGRRILAELENYQQINKLLDIARSVANVNNCEYSALEYMIDRLEELKYAIQDRKVDALVVETFGRRIEKLLQEKYVHLCGQIEDEKVDSNGIVDEDSLMEDDTVRSLRASPIDPCSKDRTSIEDFEIIKPISRGAFGRVFLARKRATGDLFAIKVLKKADMIRKNAVENILAERDILISVRNPFVVRFFYSFTCRENLYLVMEYLNGGDLYSLLRNLGCLDEDMARIYIAEVVLALEYLHSLNVIHRDLKPDNLLIGQDGHIKLTDFGLSKVGLINSTDDLSGLSVSSTDFLGDDEPKSEPSMKREQRQKQPVVGTPDYLAPEILLGMGHGATADWWSVGVILFELLVGIPPFNAERPQQVFDNIINRDIPWPKIPEEMSNEAYDLVDKFLTENPVQRLGATGAREVKVHPFFKDINWDTLARQKAMFIPAIEALDTSYFMSRYIWNVEDDHVVGVSDFEDVTETCSSRSCSNEHEEDGDECGSLADFHCPALAVKYSFSNFSFKNLSQLASINFDLVVKSSKESPEASKPSIP from the exons ATGTCCGACTCAGCTCCTCCGCAAGATACGCCGACGACGTCGTCGTGGTCGCCAAGCGAGACCGCACCTTCCTCACGAGCCAAGCTCCGCAAGATCCCTCAGATCCCAATCCGCCGGTCCCCGAAGGATGATGAATACGCAACGCGAAGCGACGACGAAGACGAAGAAGAGGAAGGCGAAGACGACGTTTCAGACCCCGATGATGCACATTCTCCGATGCTTGTCGCGTCCAAGCTGGGGCTCAACCACATTCGCACCCGCTCCGCTCCGTCGCCGCTCCGGTTCTCGTCGTTGGCCGGTACACTTTCGAATTTGGGGAACGATTCCAATGGGACTAAGGCCACGGTCCCGGATGCGACCAAATTGGCCTATTCGCTTCAGCGAGCCACGTCCATAGAACAAG GGAAAAAGGTTCAATGGACTCAGTCGAAATCAGTGAAAGCCCCATTGCCACTCAATATGGGGTTGGAG GCTAATCATGCAGCCTTCGTCAAGGAAATCCAATCGCCGCGTTTCCAGGCAATACTGCGCGTCACAAGTGGGCGTAAGAAGAGAACCCCTGAGATCAAGAGCTTCTCTCACGAACTAAACTCCAAAGGAGTTCGACCATTTCCGGTTTGGAAGTCTCGTGCATTCGGGCACATGGAG GAGATTATGGTGGCAATAAGGACAAAATTTGACAGGTTAAAGGAAGAAGTTGACTCTGATTTAGGTGCATATGCTGGAGATTTGGTGGGTATACTTGAGAAGACTTCAGAGTCTCACTCTAAATGGAAAGAGGGCGTGGAGGATTTGTTGGTAGTTGCGCGGCGCTGTGCAACGATGCCGTCTAGTGAGTTTTGGGTAAAGTGTGAAGGCATTGTTCAGAGTTTGGATGACCGGCGTCAAGAACTACCAATGGGGGTCCTCAAACAAGCCCATACCCGCCTTCTTTTTATTCTCACTCGGTGCACCCGACTTGTGCAGTTCCAGAAAGAGAGTGGTTATGAAGAAGACCACATACTGGGACTTCACCAACTCAGTGATCTTGGAGTTTATTCGGAACAAGTTTTGCAGGCTACACGGCAGGAATTTAGTGGGCCATCGAGTGGGAAGGAGGTGAATAAGAAGCAAATGAAGATGTCACATGGGCGGGAAAAAGGCAGTCTTAAGAAGCATGGTCAAGTAGATCAAGATCTCAATAGTGGAGCTGATGGTGTGGAAGTTGGCACCGCCAGAAGTGCTGATTCATCTTCAAGCAGCTATAGGATGTCATCTTGGAAGAAACTTCCAGGTGCTGCTGAGAAAAACCGGAAAATTCATTGTGCTGTTGATGCTCCCTCCAAGGATACACCGGAAAAGTTGCAACataaagatgaaagaaaaactGGTGGTGATGACATCATTGAGAATCTTGATAGTCCATTATGCCGCCCTGAACATTCAAAGGCTTCTTCAGGGTTACAAAGAGTTGGACTCTGGGATCAGCAGAATGTTACGTATGAGAGTTTGATGATCTGTCGTATTTGTGAGGTCGAGATACCAACTGTGCATGTAGAAGAGCACTCTCAAATATGTACAATTGCCGATAGATGTGACTTGAAAGGCTTAACTGTTAATGCACGGCTTGAGAGAGTTGCCGAAACTCTTGAAAGGATCCTGGAATCTTGGACTCCAAGGAGTACGCCTGGAAGCACGGATAGAGGAAGTTTTGAGGTTGCTAGAGTGTCTACATCAAGTATACATGAGTCAGATGACATGTCACCTAAGCAAAACAGCTTGTCTCGTCCATCTTCTGAAGAAGTTCTTGATTGTGCTGCTGATATGGATAATAATTTTGTCATGGATACTGTGAATGTTTCGCCCGGAATGTCATTTGAAACTGTGACACCTGGTCGATGTGCAAGAGTTTTGTCACCAGGAAGCTTGACACCTCGATCAACATTATTAACACCACGGACCAACCAGATTGAATTGCTTTTGAGTGGACGGAGAATACTAGCAGAGCTTGAGAATTATCAGCAG ATAAACAAGTTGCTGGATATTGCTCGTTCTGTTGCAAATGTAAACAACTGCGAGTACAGTGCATTGGAGTATATGATTGACCGTCTGGAAGAACTCAAATATGCCATCCAGGACAGAAAGGTCGATGCCCTTGTTGTAGAGACATTTGGAAGACGTATAGAGAAACTATTGCA GGAAAAGTATGTACATCTTTGTGGGCAGATAGAAGATGAAAAAGTAGACTCAAATGGCATTGTTGACGAAGATAGTTTGATGGAAGATGATACAGTCCGTAGTCTGCGTGCAAGCCCTATCGATCCTTGTTCTAAGGATCGGACATCAATAGAAgattttgaaataataaaacCAATTAGTAGAGGGGCATTTGGACGAGTCTTTCTTGCACGGAAAAGAGCAACTGGTGATTTATTTGCTATAAAG GTGTTAAAGAAAGCTGATATGATACGTAAAAATGcagttgaaaatattttggcGGAGCGCGACATCCTCATATCAGTTCGCAACCCTTTTGTG GTCCGATTTTTCTACTCCTTCACATGCAGGGAAAATCTTTATTTGGTCATGGAGTACTTAAACGGAGGAgatctttattctttattgagAAATCTAGGCTGCTTGGATGAAGACATGGCCCGTATATATATTGCAGAAGTT GTTCTTGCTTTGGAGTATCTGCATTCTTTAAATGTCATTCATAGAGATTTGAAGCCTGACAACTTGTTGATTGGTCAAGATGGTCACATAAAG TTGACAGATTTTGGGCTTTCAAAGGTTGGTCTCATTAACAGCACAGATGACTTATCAGGTCTTTCAGTCAGCAGTACTGATTTCCTTGGGGATGATGAACCAAAAAGTGAACCTTCAATGAAAAGAGAACAGCGCCAAAAGCAACCAGTTGTGGGCACGCCTGATTATTTGGCACCCGAGATACTTCTTGGCATGGGACATG GTGCAACCGCAGATTGGTGGTCTGTGGGTGTTATTCTATTTGAGCTGCTTGTAGGTATTCCACCATTCAATGCTGAACGTCCTCAG CAAGTTTTTGATAACATAATAAACAGAGATATACCTTGGCCCAAGATACCTGAGGAGATGAGCAATGAAGCGTATGATTTGGTTGACAA ATTTCTGACTGAAAATCCAGTGCAAAGACTAGGTGCAACAGGAGCCAGGGAG GTGAAGGTACATCCTTTCTTCAAGGATATTAATTGGGATACACTTGCAAGGCAAAAG GCTATGTTCATACCAGCAATAGAAGCACTTGATACAAGTTATTTTATGAGCCGGTACATATGGAATGTAGAAGATGACCACGTGGTGGGAGTTAGTGACTTTGAGGACGTAACTGAAACATGCAGCAGCAGATCATGCAGCAATGAACATGAAGAAGAT GGTGATGAATGTGGCAGTTTGGCGGACTTCCATTGTCCAGCCCTTGCAGTGAAGTACTCGTTTAGTAATTTCTCATTTAAG AACTTGTCTCAGCTGGCTTCTATCAATTTTGATCTAGTTGTGAAGAGCAGCAAGGAATCACCAGAAGCCTCAAAGCCATCCATTCCATGA